GTGAAGAGCAGTATATCCGTTATCGTCTTTTGCGTCAATAGTGGCTCCGTGCTCGACAAGAAACTCGACAGTCTCCCTGCTTCCCAGGCGTGCCGCCTTGTGGAGCGGAGTATGGCCGAAAAAGCCCTTCATATTTACATCGGCGCCTCTCCTTACAAGTACCTCTATAGCCCCTGCAAAGCCTTCCTGGGCCGCCAGATGGAGAGCCGTGTCCTCCATCTCGTTCCGCTCATTCATTTCCGCACCATGGGCCAGAAGGGCCTCCACGGCCTCGGTGTATCCCTCTTTAGCCGCCTTGTGGAGAGGCGTCCACCCATGGGAGCCATGGGCGTTCACTTCCACCCCCATGGTGAGCAGTCTCTTCACTGAAGGATAATCTCTTTTCTCTATTGCCTCGAAAATGTTGCTGACCTCGCCTCCCTCTTCTGCGGTCACACTCTTGAGGGCCTCGCCGCAGGCATCACAGAACCTTGCCTTCCCCCTGTTGTCAGTCTGGCATTTCCTGCATCGTATGAAGGCGAGCTTTTCGCCGCAGGCATCACAGAATTTTGCCTTCTCCCTGTTGTCACTGCCGCATTTCTGACAGTAAAGCACCATGGTGTCCTCCTTCGCACAAGGCATATAACCCCCTCACAATATTCTCTCTTATGGCCATTCTTCCTGGATTTTCCGAAAAACGTCACTTTCACCATGGCAGTGGCTGCAGCGGCATTCCCTCCATTCCCCGGTGGAGGGGATCCCTCTCCTTAATTGTAGCGAAAATGTTACATTTTCTCTCTTGAATAGCTGCGCCTCTCGCGGTTATAATGGCAGTACTTATCTCAAGACAGGGGGGATTGTTTATGAAAAACGCTTTGTACGTGGCAATCGGCATTATCATCGCCTTCTGCCTGGCACTGGCAGGCTGCGGCGGAGGAGGAGGAAGCGCTGCAGGGGGAGGAGGCATAGGGGGAGGCGGCATCACCCCCATCCCCACCGTGGCACCCACTGCTCAGCCAGGCGCTTACGGCACAAGCGGCTACGTGTACCGCTCAGCAGGGCTCAGGGCAGGGAACGAAAAACTCATCGTGCTCCCGCAGGCTACCGCTCCTTCAGGCTTTATCCCCGCCGCAGGCATCGTGGTGCAGATCTGCTCAGATCCGCCGCTGATGCAGCGCACCGACAGCAATGGGTTCTTTGACTTCGGCGAGGTGCCCTCCTCACTTCTTGGCGATCTCTCGTTTCCCGACGTTATTGTTGACGATCCGGGATCGTCAGTGCCTCCTTCGAGCTATCCCATGCTCTGGGAGCCCATGGAGAGCTCTCAGCTCACCGACATGAGGATCGTGCCGCCTTGGAGCGAGACGGGAGAGCAGGCATGGTCCCTCGTGGCAGGCCAGGTTGAATGGTTCACCGTCGTAGGCAGGTACCAGGGCGAATGGCATCCCGTTTCCGACACAATCACCTGGTCGGTAAGCAGCGCGAACCTGGGAGAGTTCGACGATTACGGCATATTCTACTCCAACAGCGCCATCACTGCGACGGCGACGGGCACCGTGACGGCTTCCTTCGGCGGGAAGAGCCTCACCCTCACCCTTAAGGTCCTTGGGCCCGACAGCATAGGGAGCCTCTCCGGCACCGTGAAGGACACGAAGGGCAACCCTGCCGTCAATACCATCGTGCAGATCATGGCCGATACCACCTCGCCCAACTGCTCATCGGGCTGCGCCATCACCGACGAGACGGGAGCTTACGAGATCACGGGCATCCCCTTCGGCACCTACCAGGTAGAGGTCTATAGCCTTTACGGCTCTTCGATAGTATCGGAAAAAGTGGAGATCAACGGAAAAGTGGTGAAAAACTTCACCGTCTCCGAGACGGCGGCGACACTCTATGCCACGACCAGCACCGACAAGATCGCCTACAAGCCCGGCGAGACCATCAAGGTCCAGGTGGCCCTCATGAACATGGGAAGCTCAACGACAACCTTCACCTATACGGCCATCAAATTTGACCTGGTGAAGACCGACTTCGCCACAGGCGAGAGCACGGTCATCTCTTCCGTCACCACGGAAGGCGGCACGGCCACCGTGGCAGGCTACGGGTATACCGTCACCCCCGAAACCGCCGCATCCCTCGACGTTCCCCAGTCCGCGCCTGAAAACGAGGCTTACAGCATAAAGACCACCTTCACGGCATCACAGGCACTGACGGTGTGGGACGGCTTCGTGATAATCGGCGACGAGCCCATCCCTTACCCCATGCCCGAGCCGACGGGGACTGTTGAGCCCCAGCCTTACCCTACGGCGTCACCCTCGACGACCTCAACGACCAACCCGTCTTACAACGACGACAAGTATTATCTCGGCGAGATCAAGTCACGGCTCAGCAGCGCATATTCCGACATTTACAGTTACGCGAACAGGGCTTACTATGGCGAAGACGTGTCATATTACGTCAACGGGGGAAGCAATGTCCAGGACAGCCTGAAATACTGCAGGAACTGGCTCATGCCTTACCTGAAAAAAGTGAGCTACTCCGGCTGGCAGAGCGAGATTGACTCGGTGCTGCGCGATCTTGACCGTTACGCTTACAGCGGGGGGACGTACAGCGACCTTTACAGCGCGAGCAACAGCCTGAGCGGCCTGATCTCCGAGGTAGACCAGGCTTACTGGAGCGGCTCGAAACGCCCGAAGAAGCTCCGGAGAAAGTAGAGCTTCGGGGAGATCAAATCTTGAAGTGACAGGGACGGGCTTATGAGCGCATCATAAGGCCGTCCCTGATTGCTTCGGAACGGATTGCTTCGGAACGGATTGCTCCGCACCATGTTCCGGAACGCTAAAGACCGAAGCGGCGGTATATCTCGTCTACATGGCGGAGGTACCAGGAATAGTCAAAAAGGGCCTCAAGCTCAGATTCCGCGAGATGGCGGCCCACCTCCCCGCAGCTTTTGAGCTCGTCAAAGAGGCTCAGGGACTTGTCTTCCCAGACTCTCCCCGCCGCCTCCTGAATTACCCGGTAAGCGCTGTCCCTCTCCATCCCCTTGTCGATAAGGGCCAGAAGGACCCTCTGTGAAAAGACAAGGCCCCTGGTGAGCTCCAGGTTCTCCCTCATCCGCCCCTGGTCTATGGAGAGCCCCGCCATGAGGGCCGTGAGCCTTGCAAGCATATAGTCCGCCAGCTGCGAGCTGTCGGGAAGGATGATGCGCTCTGCCGATGAGTGGCTGATATCCCGCTCATGCCAGAGGGCCACGTCTTCATAGGCAGTGACCACATGACCCCTGAGGACTCTCGAGAGGCCGCAGAGGTTCTCCGCCGACACGGGATTCCTCTTGTGGGGCATGGCCGAAGAGCCTTTCTGGCCCTTCCCGAAGCCTTCCATGGCTTCCATTACCTCGGTGCGCTGGAGGTGCCTGAGCTCCGTCGCTATCTTCTCGATGGTGGCGCCCAGAAGGGCCAGGAGCGCCACGTAGCGGGCATGGCGCTCGCGCTGCACAATCTGCGTGGATATGGGCGCCGGCTCAAGGCCGAGCTGCCGGCACACTGAGCGCTCCACGGCGGGCTCCACAGTTGCATAGGTCCCCACGGCGCCTGAGATCTTTCCCGTCTTCACCTCTCGTCTCACTTCCTTCAGATGCTCCCGGTGGCGCAGCATCTCATCATACCAGAGGAGGAACTTGAGGCCGAAGCTCATGGGCTCGGCATGAACCCCATGGGTCCTCCCGGCGGCAGGAGTGGTTTTGTGGGCCACGGCCATATCCCTCAGAACCTCCCCAAGAGCTTCAATTCTTTTTTCTATCAGGTCGAGGGATTCCCCCATGATGAGCGCCTGCGCCGTGTCAAGGATATCGGAGGAAGTGACGCCGAGATGGATGAAGCGACCCTCGGGTCCCACCTGCTCCTGAACATTCTGCAGAAAGGCCGCCACGTCGTGGCGGGTCTCGTGCTCCAGCTCCTCGATTCTTGAAGCGGTGAAGGAGGCTTTTTCAAGAATCACGGAAAGCGCATCTCGGGAGATCATACCGAGCTCATTCCAGGCCCTGCATACGGCAAGCTCCACTGAGAGCCACATGCGGTACTTGTTTTCAATGCTCCAGAGAGCCGACATTTCAGGCGTTCGATACCGTGGCACCATGGGAAGAGTCCTCCGAATCCTGTGAAAATACTGCCTGAGATAGTTCACTCAAGGGCGGGCCTTCTCCTCTGTGGCTTCCCCCCCGTATGAGGAGCTCCCCCGCGGCTCAGCGGATCAACACTTCCACTCCTTTGAGCACCACAGGGTCTTTAGTGACGGGAGGCACAGGGTACACCGACTCGGCCGCCACGGAAGGGGCAAGGCCTTTGAAAAGAATGTCATCGCCCCGGGGGGTGTAATAGCGCGAGGTGGTGAGCTTGAGGGCGGCATTCCCCGGGAGGGAGTAGACAGACTGCACGAGGGCCTTCCCGAAAGACCGCGTCCCCACGAGAGTCGCCAGGCCGTTCTGGGCCAGGGCGCAGGCGAAGACCTCCGAAGCGCTCGCCGATCCCTCGTTGATGAGGATCACCGTCCTGAACTGGTAGGAGGGGCCTTTCTCGGGATAGATATCAGAGGGGGCTCCCCCCTTTTTCTGCACCTTGATGAGGGGCTTCCCTTTGACGAAAAGCGACGCCATCCTGAGGCTCGAGCCGAAGTCCCCGCCGGGATTGTTGCGGACGTCAAAAATGACTGCCTTCACGCCCTTTTCCGCGAGCCTGTCAAGGGCTCTCCTTACCTCGCTGTCGGTGGACTGCCCGAAGTAGGGGATCTTGATGTAGCCCACAGGGGGCTTTGAGCCAAGGAGCTTGGCGCTTACGGGGTCAAACCTTATATTGTCCCGCACTATGGTGAAGTCAAGGACCTTCGGGCCCCTCCTCACCGAGAGGAGCAGGGCGCTCCCCTTGAGCCCGTCAAACATCGAGAGGACCTCGTAATAATCCTTTCCTTCTATGGATTGCCCTCCTACCTTCACAACGAGGTCGCCTGGCCTGATGCCGGCTTTCTCGGCGGGGCTTCCTTCAAGGGGAGCGGTGATGACAAGCTTTCCGTTCTTCACGGCAAGCTCGACCCCGATGCCGGCGAAGCTCTCGCCCGACGAGACTCTCCTGTAATAGTCCCATTCCTTGGGCGAGAGGAAGAGGGAGTACGGATCGCCGAGGCTCTTCACCATGCCTCTGATGGCTGCCTCGCCCAGGGGCGACGCGGCAGCGGGGTTGCGCCCGTATGCACTGTCAAAAAGGGCCTCGAAGGCGCCCCAGGTGGCGCAGGGCTTCCCCGCGAGAGAGGCATCGACGCGGGCCATCTCCTTCACGGCGCCCGCCAGGAGCGTCTCATCCTTTACCTGGTAAACGTATTCATTTCTGATCGTGGCGAGGACATCCCCGAGGGTGCTCTTGATGTACGACGATTTGACGTCGCCCGCCTGCCCCCAGGCGGCCTGCGTAATGACAAGCGCAAGGACAAGCCCGAGAGCCGTTGAAAACTTCATAAAAACTCACCTTTTCCCTTCGCTCGAGCTGCTTTCATTCGCCGAGGGCCTTCTCGCAGAACTCACAGTATTTCTTCCTGAGCCCGCCGGCCGCCTTGATATCATCGCCGAGCTCAAGGTATTCGTCTGGAGAGCTCTCATAGACGGGCCAGGCAGGGAGGCCCGGGCCGTTGGGATCGCCCTTTGCGGCGAAGTTCACCCAGTAGCTCCCCATGGCATGAGAGAGCTTTCTGTTCTTTTCAGAAGGCTTCCAGAATTTCCCCTCATAGCCGAAGACATAGGCCACTTCAAGGCCGTGAAAAGAGCCCATATTGAGGGCTTTCGCCGCCGCCGGCTTCTTTGTGAAATAGTAAAGATAGGCCGGGCTCCCCGCATTCCTCACTTCCCTCACTGCATACTTCACCGGCATGAGAAAAATCAGGTCCGTGATGAGGGCGCCGAGAGCTCCGGGCACCTCGCGGTCATCTGAGGCGGGGTAGAGGGCCAGGGCATCTTCCGCCCTTTCCCGGAAGCGGGCCTTGAGGAAACGTTTATAGCCCTCTACGGTAGAGACAGGCATCTGCTTCACAAAGATGCTTCCCTCGTCGGCATTGATGCCGCTCATGAAGGGGACGGGGTGCTGCTTCCCTTCTGCAAAAACCTTCACGGGGTCCTGAGGCAGCACGTAGCCGTCAATGACGGGGCGGAACGTCACCCCCTTGCCCGTGAGACCCTTGACAGGGTCAGAGGCGCCGATGAGCTCACCGGGGCTTTTTGCCCTGAGCTCTTTGAGGACATCCCCTTCCTCTTTCACGCCAAGCTTGCGGGCGATGTCCACCCCCACCTCCTCATAGGCTTTCATCAGTCGTTTCCTCTCCTTGAGGGCCGGGAGGCCTATGGCAAAATTGCTCTCGGCGATGGCCCGGTGGAAGAGGCCTTGTGCCAGGGGCGACGCCATGAGGCACGTGACGCTCATGGAGCCGGCGGACTCGCCGAAGATGGTGACGCAGCCTGGATCGCCGCCGAATGCGGCGATATTCTGCTTCACCCACGTGAGGGCTGCAATCATATCAAGTATGCCATAGTTTCCCGATACCCCATGGTCCGATTCTTTTGAGAGGGCGGGGTGGGCGAAGAAGCCGAGGGGCCCCAGGCGGTAGTTTATCGTGACAATGACGGCGCCCTTTTTCGCAAGGTGCGTCCCGTCATATGCGGGATTTGAGCCGGCGCCGGTGACAAAGCTCCCGCCGTGGATCCAGACCATGACAGGAAGCTTCTCATCAGCGCTCTTTGCCGGCGTCCAGACGTTGAGGTAAAGGCAGTCCTCGCTCTGGTCCCTGTCGCTTCTCGCGAGGAGCGACTCGGGCTGAGGACAGCGGGGCCCGAAGCCGGTGCAGTCCCGGGTGCCTTTCCAGGGCTCCGGGGCCTGTGGGGGCCTCCACCGGAGAGCGCCTACGGGCGGCTTCGCGTAGGGGATGCCCTTGAAGATGAGAAGTCCCTCCTGCTTCTCCCCTTTCAGCGTCCCGGAAGCACTCGTCACCTCGCTGCCGCTGAAAGCTTTTCCCCTATTCGAGGGGGATGTGGAAGCTGAAAGGGAGGGTCCTCCCCGGTCCCCTGCAGGGTGGCGGCCGCAGGCGCCGCAGAGCAGGAAGATGAGCACAAAAAGAATGACGGGAAATGATCGGGTGATGGTTCGCATGGTATCCCTTCTTTCTCAGCCCGGGTGGCACGATGGCTCCCTGGTGTACATTTCCCCCCGGGAGATTCTATTCCTTCAGCTGCCCCTGAAAGATACCACGTCAGCCCTCAATCTGTTCCCGCGACAATCCTTGTGGCTCGCGCTTGAAAATCCAGGTCACCGTGAAGCCGGCGAACTGAAGCTTGATGCGTCTCCATGACCGCTGATACGAAAGGGCCCTGTCAGGTGAACAAGGATGGTACTCTAAGACCTTATACTCACAGGCTTTGTAGAGATTTAGCGCCTCCCCTGGAGGGCCTTTTGCGGTAATTCAAGAAATGAGCGCATGCCAGAAGAATACAGCAGGATCTCCTTTTGGCGATGTGGAAGGCTCCGGTCACAGGCTTATGCCCATTCAGACACTCACCAGGGCTCAAAGAGGAGGTACAATGAACGTTGAAGAGTATTTTCATGGAAAAGGGTGCGTCGTCACCGGGGCGGCGTCAGGAATCGGCTTTGCCCTTGCTGAAGTGCTGCTCAAGGCAGGCGCCGTCGTTTTCATGGCCGACAGGGACACAAAGACGCTGGAGTCCGCTCTCGAACAGTTAAGCGCTCACAAAGGGCGCGTTCATCCCATGACTGTCGATGTGTCCAGAGAGGAGCAGGTGCAGCGCATGGTTGAAGAGGCGGCCTCGCGTCACGGACGGCTCGACATTCTTTTCAACAACGCCGGCATCGGCGGTACAAAGGCGATTGAAAAGGTGACCATGGAAGAGTGGCGCCGCATCATCGATGTCAACCTATGGAGCGTCATCTATGGGATCCACTTTGCCCTGCCGATAATGCGCAGTCAGGGGGGAGGGCACATTGTCTCCACCTCTTCTATTGCCGGGATTCTTCCCATCCCCTTTCAGTCCCTTTACTGCGCCACCAAGTACGCGGTGACGGGGCTCAGCGAGAGCCTGCGCTTCGAGCTTGAAGACGAGGGCATATGCTTTTCCGTCGTCTGCCCCGGGGAGGTTGCCACCCGCATCTGGGGAACACCGATTATCGGCGAGCGCGTTGAAGCAAAGATTCCTGAAAACGCCATATCAGCGGGGGAGGCTGCAAAGCTGATTCTCGCGGGTGTGGCGAATAAGGAGGGGATCATCCCCCTGCCTGACTCTGCACGCACGCTGTGGGAATTGTACCGCACATCCCCTGAAGCCGCCGAGAACATATTGCGGGATATCGCACGGGAGCGCAGATCTCTAAGGGCATAGAACAGGCAGCGCTGACAGATTCATATGACAGAACACCCTTTATTAAGAAAGGCCGATCTCCCCCTCGAGGTGGTCATTCTGCTGATAGCAGGGATGATGATGCTGATCACCGGAGCTTTGCTTTTCCCCGTTTCAGAGGGAGCGCTCCCTTACTATGAAAATGGTCTGTATGGATCACTTCTGGTCATATTTGCACTGCAGATCATCACACTCGGGAAAACACCGTACGGCGATCTGCCCCGGTCGAAACCTTTGCTTGCTGCCGGCGTGGTGGTTGCAGCAGCAGGTATTGTGACCTGTTTTGTCC
This DNA window, taken from Candidatus Eremiobacterota bacterium, encodes the following:
- a CDS encoding S41 family peptidase, which codes for MKFSTALGLVLALVITQAAWGQAGDVKSSYIKSTLGDVLATIRNEYVYQVKDETLLAGAVKEMARVDASLAGKPCATWGAFEALFDSAYGRNPAAASPLGEAAIRGMVKSLGDPYSLFLSPKEWDYYRRVSSGESFAGIGVELAVKNGKLVITAPLEGSPAEKAGIRPGDLVVKVGGQSIEGKDYYEVLSMFDGLKGSALLLSVRRGPKVLDFTIVRDNIRFDPVSAKLLGSKPPVGYIKIPYFGQSTDSEVRRALDRLAEKGVKAVIFDVRNNPGGDFGSSLRMASLFVKGKPLIKVQKKGGAPSDIYPEKGPSYQFRTVILINEGSASASEVFACALAQNGLATLVGTRSFGKALVQSVYSLPGNAALKLTTSRYYTPRGDDILFKGLAPSVAAESVYPVPPVTKDPVVLKGVEVLIR
- the purB gene encoding adenylosuccinate lyase, with translation MVPRYRTPEMSALWSIENKYRMWLSVELAVCRAWNELGMISRDALSVILEKASFTASRIEELEHETRHDVAAFLQNVQEQVGPEGRFIHLGVTSSDILDTAQALIMGESLDLIEKRIEALGEVLRDMAVAHKTTPAAGRTHGVHAEPMSFGLKFLLWYDEMLRHREHLKEVRREVKTGKISGAVGTYATVEPAVERSVCRQLGLEPAPISTQIVQRERHARYVALLALLGATIEKIATELRHLQRTEVMEAMEGFGKGQKGSSAMPHKRNPVSAENLCGLSRVLRGHVVTAYEDVALWHERDISHSSAERIILPDSSQLADYMLARLTALMAGLSIDQGRMRENLELTRGLVFSQRVLLALIDKGMERDSAYRVIQEAAGRVWEDKSLSLFDELKSCGEVGRHLAESELEALFDYSWYLRHVDEIYRRFGL
- a CDS encoding SDR family oxidoreductase, which codes for MNVEEYFHGKGCVVTGAASGIGFALAEVLLKAGAVVFMADRDTKTLESALEQLSAHKGRVHPMTVDVSREEQVQRMVEEAASRHGRLDILFNNAGIGGTKAIEKVTMEEWRRIIDVNLWSVIYGIHFALPIMRSQGGGHIVSTSSIAGILPIPFQSLYCATKYAVTGLSESLRFELEDEGICFSVVCPGEVATRIWGTPIIGERVEAKIPENAISAGEAAKLILAGVANKEGIIPLPDSARTLWELYRTSPEAAENILRDIARERRSLRA
- a CDS encoding carboxypeptidase-like regulatory domain-containing protein encodes the protein MKNALYVAIGIIIAFCLALAGCGGGGGSAAGGGGIGGGGITPIPTVAPTAQPGAYGTSGYVYRSAGLRAGNEKLIVLPQATAPSGFIPAAGIVVQICSDPPLMQRTDSNGFFDFGEVPSSLLGDLSFPDVIVDDPGSSVPPSSYPMLWEPMESSQLTDMRIVPPWSETGEQAWSLVAGQVEWFTVVGRYQGEWHPVSDTITWSVSSANLGEFDDYGIFYSNSAITATATGTVTASFGGKSLTLTLKVLGPDSIGSLSGTVKDTKGNPAVNTIVQIMADTTSPNCSSGCAITDETGAYEITGIPFGTYQVEVYSLYGSSIVSEKVEINGKVVKNFTVSETAATLYATTSTDKIAYKPGETIKVQVALMNMGSSTTTFTYTAIKFDLVKTDFATGESTVISSVTTEGGTATVAGYGYTVTPETAASLDVPQSAPENEAYSIKTTFTASQALTVWDGFVIIGDEPIPYPMPEPTGTVEPQPYPTASPSTTSTTNPSYNDDKYYLGEIKSRLSSAYSDIYSYANRAYYGEDVSYYVNGGSNVQDSLKYCRNWLMPYLKKVSYSGWQSEIDSVLRDLDRYAYSGGTYSDLYSASNSLSGLISEVDQAYWSGSKRPKKLRRK
- a CDS encoding carboxylesterase/lipase family protein; translation: MRTITRSFPVILFVLIFLLCGACGRHPAGDRGGPSLSASTSPSNRGKAFSGSEVTSASGTLKGEKQEGLLIFKGIPYAKPPVGALRWRPPQAPEPWKGTRDCTGFGPRCPQPESLLARSDRDQSEDCLYLNVWTPAKSADEKLPVMVWIHGGSFVTGAGSNPAYDGTHLAKKGAVIVTINYRLGPLGFFAHPALSKESDHGVSGNYGILDMIAALTWVKQNIAAFGGDPGCVTIFGESAGSMSVTCLMASPLAQGLFHRAIAESNFAIGLPALKERKRLMKAYEEVGVDIARKLGVKEEGDVLKELRAKSPGELIGASDPVKGLTGKGVTFRPVIDGYVLPQDPVKVFAEGKQHPVPFMSGINADEGSIFVKQMPVSTVEGYKRFLKARFRERAEDALALYPASDDREVPGALGALITDLIFLMPVKYAVREVRNAGSPAYLYYFTKKPAAAKALNMGSFHGLEVAYVFGYEGKFWKPSEKNRKLSHAMGSYWVNFAAKGDPNGPGLPAWPVYESSPDEYLELGDDIKAAGGLRKKYCEFCEKALGE
- a CDS encoding ankyrin repeat domain-containing protein, with the protein product MVLYCQKCGSDNREKAKFCDACGEKLAFIRCRKCQTDNRGKARFCDACGEALKSVTAEEGGEVSNIFEAIEKRDYPSVKRLLTMGVEVNAHGSHGWTPLHKAAKEGYTEAVEALLAHGAEMNERNEMEDTALHLAAQEGFAGAIEVLVRRGADVNMKGFFGHTPLHKAARLGSRETVEFLVEHGATIDAKDDNGYTALHLTASWNHPKVAGYLLLKGADIAARTNNGKTALKLANEHHHHEITELLTSFGAKE